A single region of the Natronincola ferrireducens genome encodes:
- the rplR gene encoding 50S ribosomal protein L18, with translation MIKKVSKNLTRKKRHQRVRNKVQGVAERPRLNVYRSLNNMYAQIINDETGQTIVAASTLDKEIKAEGKAAGNKAAAKLVGELVAKRALDKGIKSVTFDRGGYIYHGRVKELAEGAREAGLEF, from the coding sequence GTGATTAAAAAGGTAAGCAAAAACCTTACAAGAAAGAAGAGACACCAAAGAGTACGTAACAAGGTTCAAGGCGTAGCTGAACGTCCAAGATTGAATGTATACAGAAGCTTGAACAATATGTACGCTCAAATCATCAATGATGAAACAGGCCAAACCATTGTTGCTGCTTCTACTTTAGATAAAGAAATTAAAGCCGAAGGAAAAGCTGCAGGTAACAAAGCTGCTGCTAAATTAGTAGGCGAGTTGGTTGCTAAAAGAGCTTTAGACAAAGGCATCAAAAGCGTAACCTTCGATCGTGGAGGATATATTTACCATGGAAGAGTAAAGGAATTAGCTGAAGGTGCCAGAGAAGCTGGATTAGAATTTTAA
- the rpmD gene encoding 50S ribosomal protein L30, with amino-acid sequence MANLTIKLSKSVIGTLPNQRKTVEALGLKKVGQVVEKPDNAQIRGMIETVKHLVEVVEA; translated from the coding sequence ATGGCAAACTTAACTATAAAATTATCTAAAAGTGTTATTGGAACATTACCAAATCAAAGAAAAACTGTTGAAGCATTAGGGTTGAAAAAGGTTGGTCAAGTAGTAGAAAAGCCTGATAATGCTCAAATCAGAGGCATGATCGAAACAGTTAAACATTTAGTAGAAGTTGTAGAAGCGTAA
- the rplE gene encoding 50S ribosomal protein L5, with amino-acid sequence MARLREKYKNEVASAMMEKFGYKNVMEIPKLEKVVINMGIGEAKDNPKGLELAIKELTTIAGQKPVITKAKKSVSNFKLREGMSIGAKVTLRGEKMYEFVDRLLNIALPRVRDFRGVSAKAFDGRGNYALGIKEQLIFPEIEYDKVEKVRGMDIIFVTTAKTDEESRELLKLMGMPFVK; translated from the coding sequence ATGGCTAGATTAAGAGAAAAATACAAAAATGAAGTTGCATCAGCAATGATGGAAAAATTCGGTTATAAAAACGTTATGGAAATTCCTAAACTTGAAAAAGTTGTTATCAATATGGGAATCGGTGAAGCAAAGGACAATCCAAAGGGATTAGAGCTTGCTATCAAAGAATTAACTACAATTGCAGGACAAAAACCTGTTATTACAAAAGCTAAAAAATCTGTTTCTAACTTTAAACTTCGTGAGGGTATGTCTATCGGTGCTAAGGTGACGTTAAGAGGCGAGAAGATGTACGAATTTGTAGATAGATTATTAAATATTGCACTACCAAGGGTAAGAGACTTTAGAGGTGTAAGTGCTAAAGCCTTTGACGGTAGAGGAAACTATGCGTTAGGGATCAAAGAACAATTGATTTTCCCAGAAATTGAGTATGATAAAGTAGAAAAAGTAAGGGGAATGGATATTATCTTTGTTACCACTGCTAAAACAGATGAAGAAAGTCGTGAGTTATTAAAGTTAATGGGAATGCCTTTCGTAAAATAA
- the rpsQ gene encoding 30S ribosomal protein S17: MERGKRKIRTGRVVSDKMDKTIVVLVEDFVRHPLYGKAVKRTTKYKAHDEMNECNIGDKVRIMETRPLSKDKRWRLVKVIEQAK; this comes from the coding sequence GTGGAAAGAGGAAAAAGAAAGATTAGAACAGGTCGTGTAGTAAGTGACAAAATGGATAAAACTATTGTAGTATTAGTAGAAGATTTTGTTCGTCATCCACTATACGGAAAAGCTGTTAAGAGAACCACTAAATATAAAGCACATGACGAAATGAATGAATGTAATATTGGCGATAAAGTTAGGATTATGGAAACAAGACCCCTATCTAAAGATAAGAGATGGAGACTTGTTAAAGTTATCGAACAAGCGAAGTAG
- the rplP gene encoding 50S ribosomal protein L16 translates to MLMPKRVKRRRVHRGKMAGEATRGNKVSYGEYGIMALEPAWITSNQIEAARIAMTRSIKRGGKVWIKIFPHKPVTKKPAETRMGAGKGSPEFWVAVVKPGRVMFEIAGVSEEKAREAMRLAMHKLPIKCKFVTRQESEVKGGEADES, encoded by the coding sequence ATGTTAATGCCTAAAAGAGTAAAACGCCGTAGAGTGCATAGAGGTAAAATGGCAGGTGAAGCCACCAGAGGAAACAAGGTTTCTTATGGAGAATATGGTATTATGGCTTTAGAACCAGCATGGATCACCTCTAATCAAATAGAAGCTGCACGTATTGCTATGACTAGATCCATTAAAAGAGGGGGTAAAGTTTGGATTAAAATTTTCCCTCATAAGCCAGTAACAAAGAAACCAGCTGAAACTCGTATGGGTGCCGGTAAAGGTTCACCAGAGTTTTGGGTTGCAGTAGTTAAACCAGGCAGAGTAATGTTTGAAATAGCTGGTGTATCCGAAGAAAAAGCGAGAGAAGCTATGAGGCTTGCTATGCATAAATTACCAATTAAATGTAAGTTTGTAACACGTCAAGAATCAGAAGTAAAGGGTGGTGAAGCTGATGAAAGCTAA
- the rplN gene encoding 50S ribosomal protein L14 yields the protein MIQQESRLAVADNSGAKELLCIRVLGGTKRRYAKIGDEIICSVKSATPGGVVKKGQVVRAVVVRTKASVRRKDGFYIRFDENAAVIVKEDKQPVGTRIFGPVARELRDKEFMKIVSLAPEVL from the coding sequence ATGATCCAACAGGAATCACGGCTTGCTGTAGCAGACAACTCAGGCGCAAAAGAGTTACTTTGCATTCGTGTATTAGGCGGAACGAAAAGAAGATATGCCAAAATAGGTGACGAAATCATCTGTTCAGTTAAGAGTGCAACACCAGGAGGTGTTGTTAAAAAAGGCCAAGTTGTAAGAGCGGTTGTTGTTAGAACAAAAGCTTCTGTAAGACGTAAAGACGGTTTTTATATTCGATTTGATGAGAATGCTGCTGTAATCGTTAAAGAAGATAAGCAACCAGTAGGGACACGTATCTTTGGACCAGTGGCAAGAGAATTAAGAGATAAAGAATTTATGAAAATAGTTTCACTAGCTCCAGAAGTATTATAA
- the rplD gene encoding 50S ribosomal protein L4, translating into MPKVAVYNVSGEQVSEIELNDNVFGVEVNQHVLYEVVKNQLANKRQGTQSAKTRAEVRGGGRKPWRQKGTGRARHGSIRSPLWVGGGTVFAPKPRDYSYTLPKKVRRLAMKSALTSKVSSNEFIVLDELALDAPKTKEMINILSNLKVDKKALIVLGDKNEAVIKSARNIPGVETASVNTLNVYDILKYDKFIITKDAVQKVEEVYA; encoded by the coding sequence ATGCCTAAAGTAGCTGTATATAATGTGTCTGGAGAACAAGTGAGTGAAATAGAGTTAAATGACAACGTGTTTGGTGTAGAAGTAAACCAACATGTCCTTTATGAAGTAGTAAAAAATCAATTGGCAAACAAAAGACAAGGAACTCAGTCTGCTAAAACAAGAGCAGAAGTAAGAGGTGGCGGAAGAAAGCCATGGAGACAAAAAGGAACAGGCCGTGCCCGACATGGTAGTATTCGTTCACCACTATGGGTTGGTGGAGGTACTGTTTTTGCACCGAAGCCAAGAGATTATAGCTATACATTACCGAAAAAAGTAAGAAGACTTGCAATGAAGTCAGCCCTTACATCTAAAGTAAGTAGCAATGAGTTCATTGTATTAGATGAGTTAGCATTAGATGCACCAAAAACGAAAGAAATGATCAATATCTTAAGCAACCTAAAGGTTGATAAAAAAGCCCTAATCGTGTTGGGAGACAAAAATGAAGCTGTAATCAAATCAGCTAGAAATATCCCAGGAGTAGAAACAGCTTCCGTTAACACATTAAATGTATATGACATCTTAAAGTATGATAAGTTCATCATTACAAAAGATGCTGTTCAAAAAGTGGAGGAGGTGTACGCGTAA
- the rpsE gene encoding 30S ribosomal protein S5, giving the protein MLGKRIDASQLDIKEQVVDIRRVTKVVKGGRNFRFAALVVVGDENGHVGVGAGKAMEIPDAIRKGIQDAKKNLIKVPIVNTTIPHEVIGHFGAGNVLIMPAKEGTGIIAGGPVRAVLELAGIKDVRAKSLGSNNSRNMVNATMDGLRNLKRAEDVAKLRGKSIDELLG; this is encoded by the coding sequence ATGCTAGGCAAGCGTATAGATGCTAGTCAACTTGACATTAAAGAGCAAGTTGTTGATATAAGACGTGTTACTAAGGTTGTAAAGGGTGGTAGAAACTTTAGATTTGCTGCTTTAGTAGTTGTTGGAGACGAGAACGGACATGTTGGTGTAGGTGCTGGTAAAGCTATGGAAATTCCAGATGCTATTAGAAAAGGCATCCAAGATGCTAAGAAAAACCTAATCAAAGTACCAATTGTAAATACAACAATTCCACATGAAGTAATTGGACACTTTGGTGCTGGTAATGTATTAATTATGCCTGCTAAAGAAGGTACAGGTATTATTGCTGGAGGTCCAGTTCGTGCTGTATTGGAATTAGCCGGTATTAAAGATGTAAGGGCTAAGTCTTTAGGCTCTAACAATTCTAGGAATATGGTAAATGCTACAATGGATGGCTTAAGAAACTTAAAAAGAGCAGAGGATGTAGCTAAACTAAGAGGCAAATCCATAGATGAACTCTTAGGATAG
- the rplB gene encoding 50S ribosomal protein L2 — MGIKKFNPTSPARRQMTVSTFEEITRVEPEKSLVETLSKTGGRNAQGKITIRHRGGGLKRKYRIIDFKRNKDGIPAKVATIEYDPNRTANIALLHYADGEKRYIIAPNHLKVGDMIESGPDSDIKIGNALPLKNIPVGTIVHNIEMKPGKGGQIARAAGNSAQLMAKEGKYALLRLPSGEIRQIAIECKATVGEVGNQEHENITIGKAGRKRLMGIRPTVRGSAMNPNDHPHGGGEGRTPIGRPSPVTPWGKPALGYKTRDKKKASNKFIVSRRKK; from the coding sequence ATGGGTATTAAAAAATTTAATCCTACTTCACCAGCTAGAAGACAAATGACAGTTTCTACGTTTGAAGAAATTACAAGAGTAGAGCCTGAAAAATCATTAGTTGAAACCCTTTCAAAAACTGGTGGAAGAAATGCTCAAGGTAAAATAACTATACGCCATAGGGGCGGTGGTTTAAAGAGAAAATATAGAATTATTGATTTTAAGAGAAACAAGGATGGTATTCCAGCAAAGGTTGCAACCATTGAATACGATCCAAATAGAACTGCTAACATTGCATTGTTACATTATGCAGATGGAGAAAAAAGATATATCATTGCACCAAACCATTTAAAGGTTGGAGATATGATAGAATCAGGTCCAGATTCAGATATTAAAATAGGTAATGCACTGCCATTAAAAAATATCCCGGTTGGTACAATAGTACACAACATTGAAATGAAGCCTGGTAAAGGTGGTCAAATCGCAAGGGCTGCGGGGAATTCAGCTCAATTAATGGCAAAGGAAGGTAAATATGCACTATTAAGATTACCTTCAGGTGAAATTAGACAGATTGCTATTGAGTGTAAAGCGACAGTTGGTGAAGTTGGAAATCAAGAACATGAAAACATCACCATCGGTAAAGCAGGTAGAAAAAGACTTATGGGTATCAGACCTACAGTAAGAGGTTCCGCGATGAATCCTAACGACCATCCACACGGTGGAGGGGAAGGTAGAACACCTATTGGTAGACCTTCACCAGTTACACCATGGGGTAAACCTGCATTAGGATACAAAACTAGAGACAAGAAAAAAGCTTCAAATAAATTCATTGTATCAAGAAGAAAGAAATAA
- the rpmC gene encoding 50S ribosomal protein L29: MKANTLRDMTDVELQQKLADSKSELFNLRFQLATGQLENPLRIRNVRKDIARLKTIIREREITKTNA; this comes from the coding sequence ATGAAAGCTAATACATTAAGAGATATGACAGATGTTGAATTACAACAAAAATTAGCTGATTCAAAAAGTGAATTATTTAACCTGCGTTTCCAATTAGCGACCGGCCAGCTCGAAAACCCTTTGAGAATCAGAAATGTTCGCAAGGATATTGCTAGATTAAAAACAATTATTAGGGAACGGGAAATCACTAAAACAAATGCATAA
- the rpsS gene encoding 30S ribosomal protein S19, protein MGRSLKKGPFVHSGLLKKIEEMNAKDEKKVIKTWSRASTIFPQMIGHTIAVHDGRKHIPVYVTEDMVGHKLGEFAPTRTYRGHDDNDKTTKRK, encoded by the coding sequence ATGGGTAGATCACTTAAAAAAGGACCTTTCGTTCATTCTGGTTTATTGAAAAAAATAGAAGAAATGAATGCAAAGGATGAGAAAAAAGTTATCAAAACATGGTCAAGAGCATCTACTATTTTTCCACAAATGATCGGACATACAATTGCTGTGCATGATGGAAGAAAACACATTCCAGTATATGTGACAGAAGATATGGTGGGACATAAATTAGGAGAATTTGCTCCAACCAGAACCTATAGAGGACATGACGATAACGATAAAACAACCAAGAGAAAATAA
- the rplX gene encoding 50S ribosomal protein L24 yields MARIKKGDTVVVISGKDKTKVGKVLQVLPKEERVIVEGVNMVTKHQKPNPKTQQGGIIQQEAPVHVSNVMIFDKKANQGVRVGYKVLNNGEKVRVSKKTGEVLD; encoded by the coding sequence ATGGCACGTATAAAAAAAGGCGACACGGTCGTAGTAATTTCTGGAAAAGATAAAACAAAAGTAGGTAAAGTGCTTCAAGTGCTGCCTAAAGAAGAAAGAGTTATTGTTGAAGGTGTGAACATGGTAACAAAGCACCAAAAACCAAATCCTAAAACACAACAGGGTGGGATTATTCAACAAGAAGCTCCTGTTCATGTATCAAACGTCATGATTTTTGATAAAAAAGCTAACCAAGGGGTTAGAGTAGGATATAAAGTATTAAATAATGGTGAAAAAGTAAGAGTAAGCAAAAAGACTGGCGAAGTATTAGACTAA
- the rpsH gene encoding 30S ribosomal protein S8, translating into MTMTDPIADMLTRVRNASAVKHETVDIPASNMKKEIANILLDEGFIKGFDVIEDGKQGIIRMQLKYGKNKEKVITGIKRISKPGLRVYAKKDEIPRVLGGLGIAVISTSKGIITDKTARKQGVGGEVIAYIW; encoded by the coding sequence ATGACAATGACAGATCCAATTGCGGATATGCTTACCCGTGTTAGAAATGCCAGTGCGGTAAAGCATGAAACAGTAGACATTCCAGCTTCTAATATGAAGAAGGAAATTGCAAATATTCTTCTAGATGAAGGTTTTATAAAAGGGTTCGATGTAATCGAAGACGGGAAACAAGGTATTATTAGAATGCAATTAAAATATGGAAAAAACAAGGAAAAAGTTATTACAGGAATCAAACGTATTTCAAAGCCAGGGTTAAGGGTTTATGCAAAAAAAGATGAGATCCCAAGGGTATTAGGTGGATTAGGAATAGCGGTTATTTCTACATCAAAGGGAATCATTACAGATAAAACTGCAAGAAAACAAGGCGTTGGCGGAGAGGTTATTGCTTACATCTGGTAA
- the rplW gene encoding 50S ribosomal protein L23: MTNPHDIVIRPLVTEESMTDIADKKYAFVVDRRANKTEVRRAIEKIFGVKVEKVNTMNMKGKFKRMGRNVGKRPDWKKAIVTLTQDSKEIEIFEGM, encoded by the coding sequence ATGACAAATCCACACGATATTGTTATTAGACCGTTAGTGACTGAAGAAAGTATGACAGATATTGCTGATAAGAAGTATGCTTTTGTAGTAGATAGAAGAGCTAACAAGACAGAAGTTAGAAGAGCAATAGAAAAAATCTTTGGTGTTAAAGTGGAAAAAGTAAACACTATGAACATGAAGGGTAAATTTAAAAGAATGGGAAGAAACGTTGGCAAAAGACCTGACTGGAAAAAAGCCATTGTTACTTTAACTCAAGATAGCAAGGAAATTGAAATTTTTGAAGGAATGTAA
- the rplC gene encoding 50S ribosomal protein L3, with protein sequence MTGLIGRKIGMTQIFNENGIVVPVTVIQAEPNVVAQVKTNDADGYSAVQVGFDTIKEKRANKPLKGHYEKAGVAPRRRLKEFRVENATDFTVGQEIKVDLFQEGQKVDITGISKGKGFQGVIKRHGQSRGPETHGSRYHRRPGSMGASSYPARVFKGKKLPGHMGAVQVTIQNLEIVKVDIERNLLLVKGAVPGPKKGLLIIKETVKQGK encoded by the coding sequence ATGACAGGTTTAATCGGAAGAAAAATTGGAATGACCCAGATTTTTAATGAAAATGGAATAGTTGTACCAGTTACAGTTATCCAAGCAGAGCCTAACGTAGTAGCACAGGTAAAAACAAATGACGCAGACGGTTACAGTGCCGTTCAAGTAGGCTTTGATACAATTAAAGAAAAAAGAGCAAACAAACCTTTAAAAGGTCACTATGAAAAAGCAGGAGTAGCTCCTAGAAGAAGATTAAAGGAGTTCAGAGTAGAAAATGCAACTGATTTCACTGTTGGTCAAGAGATTAAAGTAGATCTTTTCCAAGAGGGACAAAAAGTTGATATCACTGGCATTTCTAAAGGTAAGGGTTTTCAAGGTGTTATTAAAAGACACGGACAAAGCAGAGGGCCAGAAACCCATGGTTCTAGATATCATAGAAGACCTGGTTCAATGGGAGCGTCTTCCTACCCAGCAAGAGTTTTTAAAGGTAAAAAATTACCAGGACATATGGGTGCTGTACAGGTAACTATTCAAAATCTTGAAATTGTAAAAGTAGATATTGAAAGAAATTTACTTTTAGTAAAAGGTGCTGTACCAGGTCCTAAAAAAGGACTGTTAATTATTAAAGAGACAGTAAAGCAAGGGAAATAA
- the rplF gene encoding 50S ribosomal protein L6 yields the protein MSRIGVKPIELSKDVEVKVDEKNLVTVKGPKGTLTEQIHKDIVVRQEENTILVERPTENKKHKSLHGLSRTLVANMVEGVAKGYEKKLQLVGVGYRANKQGNKLVLSLGFSHPVEMVDPEGVTTEVPSQTEILVKGINKQAVGNYAAKIRELRKPEPYKGKGVKYADEIIRRKEGKTGK from the coding sequence ATGTCAAGAATAGGTGTTAAGCCAATAGAACTATCAAAAGATGTTGAAGTGAAGGTTGATGAAAAAAATCTTGTTACTGTTAAAGGACCTAAGGGAACATTAACAGAACAAATTCATAAAGATATTGTTGTTCGTCAAGAAGAAAACACAATTTTAGTTGAAAGACCTACTGAAAACAAAAAACATAAATCTTTACATGGTTTATCTAGAACCCTTGTAGCTAACATGGTAGAAGGTGTAGCAAAGGGATATGAGAAGAAACTACAATTAGTAGGTGTTGGATACAGAGCAAACAAACAAGGAAACAAATTAGTTCTTAGTTTAGGTTTCTCCCACCCAGTAGAAATGGTGGATCCAGAGGGTGTTACAACTGAAGTACCTTCCCAAACGGAAATTCTTGTTAAAGGAATTAACAAGCAAGCTGTAGGAAACTATGCAGCAAAAATTCGTGAACTAAGAAAGCCTGAGCCATACAAAGGTAAAGGGGTTAAATATGCTGATGAAATAATCAGACGTAAGGAAGGTAAGACAGGTAAGTAA
- the tuf gene encoding elongation factor Tu codes for MAKTKFERNKPHVNIGTIGHVDHGKTTLTAAITMTLNKKFGTGSSIAYDQIDKAPEERERGITISTSHVEYETPNRHYAHVDCPGHADYVKNMITGAAQMDGAILVVSAADGPMPQTREHILLSRQVGVPYIVVFMNKCDMVDDEELLELVEMEIRDLLNEYEFPGDDTPVFKGSALKAIEEPDSEWGDKIVKMFEVIDEYIPEPERDVDRAFLMPVEDVFSITGRGTVATGRVERGIVKVQDEVELVGLAEESRKLIVTGVEMFRKLLDQAQAGDNVGILLRGIQRTEIERGQVLAKPGTIKPHTKFKAEVYVLKKEEGGRHTPFFDGYRPQFYFRTTDVTGSIKLPEGVEMVMPGDNITMEIELISPIATEEGLRFAIREGGRTVGAGVVASIIE; via the coding sequence ATGGCAAAAACAAAATTTGAAAGAAATAAACCCCATGTAAACATAGGAACAATAGGACACGTTGACCATGGTAAAACAACATTAACAGCAGCAATCACTATGACATTAAACAAGAAATTCGGTACAGGTTCTTCAATAGCCTATGACCAAATCGACAAAGCACCAGAAGAAAGAGAAAGAGGAATCACGATTTCAACATCCCACGTTGAATACGAGACACCAAATAGACACTACGCCCACGTAGACTGCCCAGGCCATGCTGACTATGTAAAAAACATGATTACAGGAGCAGCACAAATGGACGGAGCTATTTTAGTAGTATCAGCAGCAGATGGTCCAATGCCACAAACAAGAGAGCATATTCTGTTATCAAGACAGGTAGGGGTACCATACATCGTAGTATTCATGAACAAGTGTGACATGGTAGACGATGAAGAATTATTAGAGTTAGTAGAAATGGAAATTAGAGACCTATTAAATGAATACGAATTCCCAGGAGACGACACACCAGTATTCAAAGGTTCTGCTTTAAAAGCCATCGAAGAACCAGATAGCGAATGGGGAGACAAGATTGTAAAAATGTTTGAAGTTATTGATGAATACATCCCAGAGCCAGAAAGAGATGTAGACAGAGCATTCCTAATGCCAGTAGAGGACGTATTCTCTATTACAGGTAGAGGAACAGTTGCAACAGGAAGAGTAGAAAGAGGAATCGTAAAGGTACAAGACGAAGTAGAGTTAGTAGGATTGGCAGAAGAATCAAGAAAGCTAATTGTAACAGGAGTAGAGATGTTCAGAAAGCTTCTTGATCAAGCCCAAGCAGGAGATAACGTAGGAATCCTATTAAGAGGAATCCAAAGAACAGAAATCGAAAGAGGACAAGTATTAGCAAAGCCTGGTACAATCAAACCTCATACAAAGTTTAAAGCTGAAGTATACGTATTAAAGAAAGAAGAAGGTGGAAGACATACACCATTCTTTGATGGATACAGACCACAGTTTTACTTTAGAACAACAGACGTAACAGGAAGCATCAAATTACCAGAAGGAGTAGAAATGGTAATGCCAGGAGACAACATTACAATGGAAATCGAATTAATTAGCCCGATTGCTACAGAAGAAGGACTAAGATTCGCTATCCGTGAAGGTGGAAGAACTGTAGGTGCTGGAGTAGTTGCTTCTATTATTGAATAA
- a CDS encoding type Z 30S ribosomal protein S14 translates to MAKQSLKVKQERKQKYKTREYTRCKICGRPHAYLRKFGICRICFRELAYKGQIPGVKKASW, encoded by the coding sequence GTGGCAAAACAATCTCTGAAAGTAAAACAAGAAAGAAAACAAAAATATAAAACAAGAGAATATACTAGATGTAAAATCTGTGGAAGACCACATGCTTATTTAAGAAAATTTGGTATATGTCGTATATGCTTTAGAGAATTAGCCTATAAAGGCCAAATACCAGGTGTTAAAAAGGCTAGCTGGTAA
- the rpsC gene encoding 30S ribosomal protein S3 has translation MGQKVSPHGLRVGIIKDWDAKWYANKKDFSDLLIEDHKIRKYVKEKLFVSGISRVEIERAANNRVKINVYTAKPGMVIGKGGQGVEDLKKELEKLTKKNVAVNVIEVKTPETDAQLVAENIAFSLERRVSFRRAMKQAMQRAMRSGAKGIKVLTSGRLGGAEMARSEGYNQGNVPLHTLRADIDYGFAEAMTTYGKLGVKVWIYKGEVLPTKRNVNKVEENKNKSENK, from the coding sequence ATGGGTCAAAAGGTGAGTCCACACGGATTGAGAGTAGGTATTATCAAAGATTGGGACGCAAAATGGTACGCTAATAAAAAAGATTTTTCAGACCTACTAATTGAAGACCATAAAATCCGTAAGTACGTTAAAGAAAAACTTTTTGTTTCTGGTATTTCTAGAGTTGAAATAGAAAGAGCAGCTAACAATCGGGTTAAAATAAATGTTTACACCGCAAAACCAGGAATGGTTATTGGTAAAGGTGGTCAAGGTGTTGAAGATCTAAAAAAAGAATTAGAGAAGTTAACAAAGAAAAATGTTGCTGTTAATGTAATAGAGGTGAAAACACCTGAAACGGATGCACAATTAGTAGCAGAAAACATTGCCTTCTCACTGGAAAGAAGGGTTTCCTTTAGAAGAGCTATGAAGCAAGCTATGCAAAGAGCTATGCGTTCTGGCGCTAAAGGTATCAAGGTATTGACATCAGGTAGACTTGGTGGAGCAGAAATGGCTCGTTCAGAAGGCTATAACCAAGGTAATGTTCCATTACACACATTAAGAGCTGACATTGACTATGGTTTTGCAGAAGCCATGACAACCTATGGTAAATTAGGTGTTAAGGTTTGGATTTACAAAGGTGAAGTATTACCTACAAAGAGAAATGTAAACAAAGTCGAAGAAAATAAAAACAAATCTGAAAACAAGTAA
- the rpsJ gene encoding 30S ribosomal protein S10, whose protein sequence is MATAKAKQKIRIRLKAYDHKLLDQSAEKIVETAKRSGAEVSGPVPLPTEKQIITILRAVHKYKDSREQFEMRTHKRLVDILNPTSKTVDALMRLDLPAGVDIEIKL, encoded by the coding sequence ATGGCAACAGCAAAAGCGAAACAAAAAATTAGAATTAGATTAAAGGCGTATGATCATAAGTTATTAGATCAATCTGCTGAAAAAATTGTTGAAACTGCTAAAAGAAGTGGTGCTGAGGTTTCTGGACCAGTTCCATTACCAACAGAGAAGCAAATTATTACTATCTTAAGAGCGGTTCATAAGTACAAGGATTCTAGAGAACAATTTGAGATGAGAACCCATAAAAGATTGGTTGACATCTTAAATCCAACATCTAAAACAGTTGACGCTTTAATGAGACTAGATTTACCAGCAGGCGTTGACATCGAAATTAAATTATAA
- the rplV gene encoding 50S ribosomal protein L22, with protein sequence MEARAIARFVRIAPRKAQQVVDLVRGKKVDEALAILKYTPKAAAPIVEKVVKSALANAENNYDMDRESLYIAEIYADQGPTMKRFRPRAMGRATTIRKRTSHIGVVLKEK encoded by the coding sequence ATGGAAGCAAGAGCAATAGCAAGATTTGTTAGAATAGCTCCTAGAAAAGCTCAACAAGTTGTTGATTTAGTTAGAGGAAAAAAAGTTGATGAAGCCTTAGCGATTTTAAAATACACACCAAAGGCAGCTGCGCCGATAGTAGAAAAGGTTGTAAAATCAGCTTTAGCTAATGCAGAAAACAACTATGACATGGATAGAGAAAGTTTATATATAGCAGAAATATACGCAGACCAGGGCCCAACAATGAAACGTTTTAGACCAAGAGCTATGGGACGTGCTACTACTATTAGAAAAAGAACTAGTCACATCGGAGTTGTATTAAAGGAAAAATAG